A DNA window from Porphyromonadaceae bacterium W3.11 contains the following coding sequences:
- a CDS encoding S24 family peptidase, protein MCVAKRIKEIAENEGITITELERFIGASSGTLSRAASRGTDIQSKWVSKVAENYQSYSLYWLLTGEGDMLRDRVPAPKFEHSKNIATPKVTTFPQKSKERIVEYQTIPLYAVEATASILAQGDISDYIIDNISIPRMPKCDGAVMVAGDSMSPVIHSGDIVLYKVFENFNNIIYGQMYLVSIILEGDTLILIKYIRKIESDPSAVLLCSENPAHSPMQIPLSSIRSIALIKGSIRYHIM, encoded by the coding sequence ATGTGTGTAGCTAAGAGGATTAAAGAAATAGCGGAGAATGAGGGCATCACAATAACCGAGCTAGAGCGTTTTATTGGTGCAAGCTCTGGCACATTATCCAGAGCTGCTAGCAGGGGTACTGACATACAATCCAAGTGGGTGTCGAAAGTGGCTGAAAATTATCAGTCCTACTCTTTATACTGGCTACTTACTGGAGAAGGTGACATGCTTCGTGATAGAGTTCCTGCCCCAAAATTTGAACACTCAAAGAATATAGCCACACCGAAGGTAACTACCTTTCCACAAAAGTCAAAAGAACGCATTGTAGAGTACCAGACCATACCACTATACGCTGTAGAAGCCACCGCAAGTATTCTCGCCCAAGGCGATATCAGCGATTATATTATTGATAATATATCCATCCCTCGCATGCCGAAGTGTGATGGTGCCGTAATGGTTGCAGGTGATAGTATGTCTCCTGTTATCCACAGCGGAGACATAGTCTTATACAAGGTGTTTGAGAACTTTAATAACATTATATATGGGCAGATGTACTTAGTCTCCATTATCCTAGAGGGAGACACGCTCATACTTATCAAGTATATTCGTAAGATAGAGAGCGACCCTTCCGCAGTACTCCTTTGCTCGGAAAACCCAGCACACTCACCGATGCAAATACCACTATCCAGCATCCGCTCAATAGCTCTCATTAAAGGATCTATCAGGTATCATATAATGTAG